The DNA window CGATCTGCACAATTGGCACATCGGCTTGCCGCTGCCGGACGCGGATTTTCCGCTGGGGGCCAACCTGACGCTTTCGCAGGCGGAGGCAGAGTACCTGCGAGAACGTCTGCTGACAAACTGCGGGCAATCGTTGATGGCCTGGCTTGTTCGCGAGCAGGTGGAATTTGTGTCCGTCCCCTTTGCCTGGGATCTTGCCGTCGAGCTTCCGGCCGTCCTGGCGAATCAGGTTCTTCATGGGCAAAATTTTTCCGAGTCCATGCACGGCGCCCAACTGCTCTACAACCTGATCCTGGCCGAGCATCGCGCCTGGCAGGAAAAGATTGATCTTTATCGGAAAGACCTCTCGGCCTGGGGGCAGCGGATCTCAAGGCGGATGGACATCCTGCGGGACTGGGATCGTCGCGAATTCTGGCGAATCGTTTACCAGTCGAATCCTCGGGTCAGTTCGAGGGCGCGGAGCTTCATCCAGACCTGGATTGATCTGGCGACCACTGCGTTGGATCTGAACGCCATCGCAGATTCCAAGGCGGCCCGGCAACTGGTGGAAAATCGCGAGGTCCAGCTGAAAGGCGGATTGGCCCGGGTTCGCAGCAAACGGGCGCGTGAACTGTGGAAGGGAGCGGCGGGCGCCGCACAGATGGATCTGCGGTGGAGCAGTGCTCGTCGGATCGTTTCCGACATCCTCACGGGAATGGAGTCCGAAACCGATGCTTGAACCGAATAGTCGACGCTTGCTGATGGAATCGCTGCAACCGCCGGAAGGCTGTCGGCTGGACTGGGCGGTGGGGACCACGTACACGCTCGATTTGATGGCGCTTCTGACGGCGCCCGTCGCGTTTGCGTTTGCTGACTGGCAGGACCGCGACGGCCGTCCAACCTGCGATCCGCTGGCCTTACTGAAAGCCGTACGACAGTACGCGAGCCAGGTCTGCCTGTTCTGCCAGGCCGGTAAGATCCAGGTTCCCAAAACGTACCAACCCCTGCTGGCGAGCCTGGAAGAATCTATTGTCGAGGCCAACGCACCGCAGGGCGGCAGTTTTCATCCGAAAATGTGGTTCCTCCGATTCGTCGATACGGACACAGGCACCGTTCAGTATCGAGTCCTGTGCGTCAGCCGCAACATGACCTTCGACCGATCCTGGGACACGCTGCTTTGTCTGGAAGGACCGCTTCGGGATCGAACAAATGCTTTCAGCAGAAACCATCCCCTCGGGCAGTTTGTCGAAGCACTGCCGGGGATGGGCGTCCGACCCTTGGCGACGCAATGGAAGAAGCGAATCTCGCAACTCGCCTATGAAATCCGACGTGTTGAATTCGAGATTCCTGAACCGTTTGAGAAACTTGAATTCTGGCCGCTGGGAATCGGCGGAACTAGTCGCTGGCCGTTCCCAAAACGCGTGGATCGACTGTTTATCGTCTCGCCGTTTGTAGGCGACGGACTGATGGAGGATCTCCAGCAGTGGCAGGCGCCCACGCAGCTGCTCTCACGTGCGGAGAGTTTGGAGCGTCTGGCGCCGACGACCTTGGCGTCGCTGGAGAAGGTCTGGGTACTGGATGACACGGCGAATCCCGAGCCCGGGGAAGCCGAAGAGGAATTCGAGGCGGACTCGGAACTGCCTGAGGGTGGCGAAAAAGCTCAGGACATTCCCCTCGTCGGATTGCATGCGAAGGTGTACCTCGCTGAGGAAGGTTGGGATGCACGGGTCTTCACAGGATCGGCCAATGCGACCCGCGCCGCGTTTGGCCGTAACGTCGAGTTCCTCGTTGAACTCCGCGGCAAGAGAAGCCGTTGCGGGATCGCCGCGATGCTGGGCGAGTCGTCCGAAGGCGAGCAAAAACGAGCATCGTGCCTGGCCGACTTGCTCCAGCCGTACAATCCTGTCGGAAGCGAAGTAAAGGTCGATCACGCAGTAGAAGCCTTCGAGCGCCAGGTCGAACAACTGGCCAAAACCCTGGCGGCGACGGCGCCCGTCGCCCAATGCCAGCCAGCATTGGAGGATGGGTCTTTTCGATTACGTCTGGCCGCAACGAAGCCGTTGAAAAAGCTCCAATTGGAGGGCTTTGAAGTCAGGGCCAGGCCAGTCAGCCTGCCCAGCTCACAGTTTTACGCGGTAGATGTCTTAGAATCGCCTTGGGTTGAGTTCGCAGCGGTATCCTTGTTGGGTCTGACCTCGTTCTTTGTCTTTGAAGTCGAATCCGTCGTCCTGAAAGTGCGCCGGCAATTCGTCCTGAATGTTCCGCTGAAAAACGCACCTGAGAATCGGCATGAGGCCATTCTTCGCGATCTGCTGAGCGATCGCGACCGCGTGCTACGGTTCCTGATGATGCTATTGCTGGACACGGGGGCAAGAGACCTCAGCAAGTTCATGGAGTCTTCCAACAAAGGCGAGAACAATTTTAGTTTCATGCACTCGCTGTTCGGCGCTACGCTTTTCGAGTCGCTGGTCCGAGCACTTGATCGCGATCCCGAGCGATTGGAACAAGTGGCGCAAGTCATTCTTGATCTGCGACAAACAGAGGACGGCAAGACGTTGCTTCCTGATGATCTGGATGCGATCTGGGAGCCCATTTGGGCCGTGTGCTCTCAGCAACTTAACCGGAAGAAGAAAGCCAGGTAGCCAGTCATGACAAGCCAAATGGGTAGCGTATGAATCACACGCGACCAGACACGAAGTTGATCCTTGATGGTCTCAAGGACTTTCAGCGGGGCACCGTCGAGTACGTCTTTCGACGTCTGTATCTCGACGACGACTGCGCTCGGAGGTTCCTTGTGGCCGATGAAGTCGGGCTAGGGAAAACACTGGTGGCCCGAGGAGTAATCGCCAAGACCATTGATCACCTTTGGGACCGGACGGACCGGATCGACATCGTTTATGTTTGCTCGAACACCGACATCGCTCGCCAGAACATCCAGCGCCTCAATGTAACCGGATGTGAAGACTTTTCTCTGTCGAGCCGGATTACTTTGCTGCCCATTACGGTCGGCGAAATGCAGCACCGCCGCATCAACTTTATTTCCTTCACACCCGGCACGTCGTTCGATCTCAAAGACAGTGCGGGCATGTCGCTCGAACGCGAGTTGCTCTACTGGCTTCTGGAAAAACCGTGGTCGCTCAAACACAGCAAGGCGACGCGAGTGCTCCACGCTTACGCGGGCGTCGACGATTTTCGGAAAAGGGTCAAGAGTTTTCCGAGCCGTCACACCATTCACCGACAGATCCAAGAGCAGTTTGGCGACCAGGTGCAAACGCGAATCGACCTTCGTGAAAGGTGGGATGCAATCTGTGAAGCCATGCCCCGTGCCGGCTATGAGGTCCCGTATGAACTGGGGCGCGAAAGAAATCAATTGATCGGAGAATTGCGGCGTTTGTTGGCGGAGACCTGTCTCCATTGGCTGGAGCCCGATTTAATCATCCTGGACGAGTTCCAGCGGTTCAAGCATCTGCTTCAGGGCGATGCCGACGACGCCTCCGAGGCCAGTCAACTGGCCGAACAT is part of the Lignipirellula cremea genome and encodes:
- a CDS encoding DUF6361 family protein — its product is MPSTFTWLDYSEHDRRKMLDVIELFGEKTTRDELGLGGVRDAFADLLFPGTSTIQTVAKYFLFAPWIYLTLENKRTASSKVGLRARKLEIELARKLEESGETDGVIGRIAKEKLQRLPSSVYWQGLSQWGIRTFSGSQDEYHRSLDLFYQRQRVRQSSRHEHEGESAAEADLHNWHIGLPLPDADFPLGANLTLSQAEAEYLRERLLTNCGQSLMAWLVREQVEFVSVPFAWDLAVELPAVLANQVLHGQNFSESMHGAQLLYNLILAEHRAWQEKIDLYRKDLSAWGQRISRRMDILRDWDRREFWRIVYQSNPRVSSRARSFIQTWIDLATTALDLNAIADSKAARQLVENREVQLKGGLARVRSKRARELWKGAAGAAQMDLRWSSARRIVSDILTGMESETDA
- a CDS encoding phospholipase D family protein — encoded protein: MLMESLQPPEGCRLDWAVGTTYTLDLMALLTAPVAFAFADWQDRDGRPTCDPLALLKAVRQYASQVCLFCQAGKIQVPKTYQPLLASLEESIVEANAPQGGSFHPKMWFLRFVDTDTGTVQYRVLCVSRNMTFDRSWDTLLCLEGPLRDRTNAFSRNHPLGQFVEALPGMGVRPLATQWKKRISQLAYEIRRVEFEIPEPFEKLEFWPLGIGGTSRWPFPKRVDRLFIVSPFVGDGLMEDLQQWQAPTQLLSRAESLERLAPTTLASLEKVWVLDDTANPEPGEAEEEFEADSELPEGGEKAQDIPLVGLHAKVYLAEEGWDARVFTGSANATRAAFGRNVEFLVELRGKRSRCGIAAMLGESSEGEQKRASCLADLLQPYNPVGSEVKVDHAVEAFERQVEQLAKTLAATAPVAQCQPALEDGSFRLRLAATKPLKKLQLEGFEVRARPVSLPSSQFYAVDVLESPWVEFAAVSLLGLTSFFVFEVESVVLKVRRQFVLNVPLKNAPENRHEAILRDLLSDRDRVLRFLMMLLLDTGARDLSKFMESSNKGENNFSFMHSLFGATLFESLVRALDRDPERLEQVAQVILDLRQTEDGKTLLPDDLDAIWEPIWAVCSQQLNRKKKAR